In Shinella sp. XGS7, a single genomic region encodes these proteins:
- a CDS encoding DMT family transporter, with product MQSTALLYLATILIWGTTWIALKLQLGSVPIAWSIAYRFWLAAAVLMAWLAWRRQWRLPPRGVWHLLACQGLLLFCLNFLCFFHASRWIASGLVAVCFSTAPLWNALNGRLFQGKPLSGRVLLGGALGLAGLLLLFGSEVFKDLGRPETLWGLGLALAGTYCFSLGNLLSGALQARGQSPLQTNAWAMSVGACAVALLALASGQAPQLELSARYLGAWLYLAIPGSVIGFTAYLTLVGRLGADRAAYCTVLFPVVALNISAWLEGYHWSLAGLLGLGLVAAGNVVVFWRPPAPVATPPQNEAKRATAL from the coding sequence ATGCAAAGCACCGCCCTGCTCTACCTGGCCACCATCCTGATCTGGGGCACGACCTGGATCGCCCTCAAGCTGCAGCTCGGCAGCGTGCCCATTGCCTGGTCCATCGCCTACCGCTTCTGGCTGGCCGCGGCCGTGCTGATGGCCTGGCTGGCCTGGCGCCGCCAGTGGCGGCTGCCGCCCCGCGGCGTCTGGCACTTGCTGGCCTGCCAGGGCCTGCTGCTCTTCTGCCTGAACTTCCTGTGCTTCTTCCACGCCAGCCGCTGGATCGCCAGCGGCCTGGTGGCCGTGTGCTTCTCCACCGCCCCGCTGTGGAACGCGCTCAACGGGCGCCTCTTCCAGGGCAAGCCGCTCTCAGGCCGGGTGCTGTTGGGCGGTGCTTTGGGCCTGGCCGGCCTGCTGCTGCTCTTCGGCAGCGAGGTCTTCAAGGACCTGGGCCGGCCCGAAACCCTCTGGGGCCTGGGTCTGGCCCTGGCCGGCACCTACTGCTTCTCCCTGGGCAATCTGCTCTCGGGCGCCCTGCAGGCGCGCGGCCAGAGCCCGCTGCAGACCAACGCCTGGGCCATGAGCGTGGGCGCCTGCGCCGTGGCCCTGCTGGCCCTGGCCAGCGGCCAGGCGCCGCAGCTGGAGCTCTCGGCCCGCTATCTGGGCGCCTGGCTCTATCTGGCGATTCCGGGCTCGGTGATCGGCTTCACCGCCTACCTGACCCTGGTGGGCCGCCTGGGCGCCGATCGCGCGGCCTACTGCACCGTGCTGTTTCCCGTGGTGGCCCTGAACATCTCGGCCTGGCTGGAGGGCTACCACTGGAGCCTGGCCGGCCTGCTGGGCCTGGGCCTGGTGGCGGCGGGCAATGTGGTGGTGTTCTGGCGCCCGCCCGCCCCGGTGGCCACACCGCCTCAAAATGAGGCAAAGCGTGCGACGGCTTTATGA
- a CDS encoding methyl-accepting chemotaxis protein, with protein sequence MATSLIFLQLVLGAFILLLGARKFETEFLSALDEVDRANDFARGQLEPARQRLQELQALQGLRPARSELLGEEAVELQLPSRGITPDLHAAYFGLLEQQLRGASTGLRGLQSHSERLRTGLRVAHGELGRLLLVFAGLLLLSLLAMALWVLSEREGRGLEPTPLSPSQSAPRRGLQTWWRRLLPRMAPSVPVHEREPDAASPGHEVARACRLMGELQQSVQASSQAVEQARVLSSGLGQQAARCQALMSEIVGQMQALRASVRQVRALVEPVDRIAFETQVLAVHGALVSVQAGQQDGALLATEVRALAQRCTEAARDVKRCMAQAAEQVEQRGEQVFGAAQALGEIVASVERLAQITADVSFAGLIECQALEHLGQALRGLESALQDREAHASS encoded by the coding sequence ATGGCGACCAGCCTGATATTCCTGCAGCTGGTGCTGGGGGCATTTATTTTGCTGCTCGGCGCCAGGAAATTCGAGACCGAGTTTCTGTCGGCCCTGGACGAGGTGGACCGCGCCAACGACTTCGCCCGGGGCCAGCTCGAGCCGGCCCGGCAACGCCTGCAGGAGCTGCAGGCACTCCAAGGCCTCAGGCCCGCCCGGTCGGAGCTGCTGGGTGAGGAGGCGGTGGAGCTGCAGCTGCCTTCGCGCGGCATCACGCCGGATCTGCACGCGGCCTATTTCGGCCTGCTGGAGCAGCAGTTGCGGGGCGCCAGCACCGGTCTGCGGGGCTTGCAATCGCACAGCGAGCGTCTGCGCACCGGGCTGCGGGTGGCGCATGGCGAGCTGGGGCGCCTGCTGCTGGTATTTGCGGGCCTGCTCCTGCTGTCCCTGCTGGCCATGGCGCTCTGGGTGCTGAGCGAGCGGGAAGGGCGTGGTCTGGAGCCCACCCCGCTGTCGCCCTCCCAGTCCGCCCCGCGCCGTGGCCTGCAGACCTGGTGGCGCCGGCTGCTGCCGCGGATGGCGCCCTCGGTCCCGGTGCATGAGCGCGAGCCGGATGCCGCCAGCCCCGGCCATGAAGTGGCGCGGGCCTGCCGGCTGATGGGCGAGCTGCAGCAGTCGGTGCAGGCCTCCTCGCAGGCCGTGGAGCAGGCGCGGGTCTTGTCCTCCGGCCTGGGCCAGCAGGCGGCACGCTGCCAGGCCTTGATGAGCGAGATCGTCGGCCAGATGCAGGCGCTGCGTGCCAGCGTGCGCCAGGTCCGGGCCCTGGTCGAGCCGGTGGACCGCATCGCCTTCGAAACCCAGGTGCTGGCCGTCCATGGGGCCCTGGTCTCGGTGCAGGCCGGCCAGCAGGACGGCGCCCTGCTGGCGACCGAGGTGCGAGCTCTGGCCCAGCGCTGCACCGAGGCCGCCCGGGATGTGAAGCGCTGCATGGCCCAGGCTGCCGAGCAGGTGGAGCAGCGCGGCGAGCAGGTGTTCGGGGCGGCACAGGCCCTGGGCGAGATCGTCGCCAGCGTGGAGCGCCTGGCCCAGATTACGGCCGATGTGAGCTTTGCCGGTCTGATTGAATGCCAGGCCCTGGAGCATCTGGGGCAGGCGCTGCGTGGCCTGGAAAGCGCGCTGCAGGACCGCGAGGCCCACGCGTCATCCTGA